From one Gemmatimonadota bacterium genomic stretch:
- a CDS encoding amidohydrolase — protein MKLTRGRFLGTTAGAVGAGFLTGCEGGSSFGTRAGVSADVADMIVHGRIVHTMDEAHPIAESLAVKDGRFMAVGSRADIEALRGEGTLVFDHEDAVIAPGFVDAHTHPAGAGVRELKDVNVDVRSVAEIKERMAARARTTPQGEWIRGFKYDDTKLAEGRPLNRRDLDEAVPDHPAVVGHRGGHTSVYNSHAFALAEVTVETPDPPGGKFYREDGELTGLVAERANYVISRLIPNVHTDDDRRAGVKLITELMAQAGLTSFHDAGTSANSVKAYGAAYRNEELSCRVYMMMRGPYEDLRRAGVSTGFGDEWLRVGGVKYGADGSASERTMRMSTPYVGRPDDYGILTMTREAVRDAVEVAHRAGWQVGIHANGDVAIGMVLDAYERVQELWPRPDARHRIEHCSLVNPDLLARIKAAGAVPTPFYTYAHYHGNKWVEYGPEKMEWMFAHRSFLDYDIPVAPASDYTPGPYEPLMAIQSMVTRKDFEGRVWGPSQRITVAEAMRICTMGGAYASFEEEMKGSVTPGKLADFVVLEADPHDADPDSIKEIPVLRTVAGGRVTWES, from the coding sequence ATGAAGTTGACGAGAGGCAGGTTTCTGGGAACGACCGCCGGCGCGGTAGGCGCCGGATTCCTTACGGGATGCGAAGGCGGGTCGAGTTTCGGGACCCGAGCCGGTGTCTCAGCGGACGTCGCCGACATGATCGTGCACGGGCGCATCGTCCACACCATGGACGAGGCCCATCCGATTGCGGAATCGCTTGCCGTGAAAGACGGCCGCTTCATGGCGGTGGGCTCGCGGGCCGACATCGAAGCTCTGCGAGGGGAAGGCACCCTGGTCTTCGACCACGAGGACGCCGTCATCGCTCCCGGGTTCGTCGACGCCCACACGCATCCGGCGGGAGCGGGCGTCAGGGAACTCAAGGACGTGAACGTCGATGTGCGCTCGGTCGCCGAGATCAAGGAGCGCATGGCGGCGCGTGCGCGCACGACGCCTCAAGGCGAGTGGATCCGGGGCTTCAAGTACGACGACACCAAGCTCGCCGAGGGGCGGCCCCTCAACCGGCGCGACCTCGACGAGGCCGTCCCCGACCATCCTGCGGTCGTGGGGCATCGCGGCGGGCACACCAGCGTCTACAACTCGCACGCGTTCGCGCTGGCGGAGGTGACGGTGGAAACCCCCGATCCGCCGGGTGGAAAGTTCTACCGCGAGGACGGCGAGCTCACCGGCCTGGTTGCGGAGCGAGCCAACTACGTCATCTCGCGGCTGATCCCGAACGTTCACACCGATGACGACCGTAGGGCGGGAGTCAAGCTGATCACGGAGCTGATGGCGCAGGCGGGCCTGACCTCCTTCCACGACGCCGGGACCTCGGCCAACAGCGTGAAGGCCTACGGCGCGGCCTACCGGAACGAGGAGCTCAGTTGCCGCGTCTACATGATGATGCGAGGCCCCTACGAAGACCTGCGCCGCGCCGGGGTGTCGACCGGCTTCGGAGACGAATGGCTGCGGGTGGGCGGCGTCAAGTACGGTGCCGACGGTTCGGCGTCGGAGCGGACCATGCGCATGAGCACCCCCTACGTGGGACGACCCGACGACTACGGCATCCTCACCATGACCCGCGAGGCTGTCCGCGATGCCGTCGAGGTCGCCCACCGGGCAGGGTGGCAGGTCGGCATCCACGCCAACGGCGATGTCGCCATCGGAATGGTGCTGGACGCATACGAACGAGTCCAGGAGCTCTGGCCGCGACCGGACGCCAGGCATCGGATCGAGCACTGTTCCCTGGTCAACCCCGATCTGCTCGCACGGATCAAGGCCGCCGGCGCGGTGCCCACTCCCTTCTACACCTACGCCCACTACCACGGCAACAAGTGGGTCGAGTACGGCCCCGAGAAGATGGAGTGGATGTTCGCCCACCGCTCTTTCCTCGACTACGACATTCCGGTCGCGCCCGCGTCCGACTACACGCCCGGCCCCTACGAGCCCCTCATGGCGATCCAGAGCATGGTCACTCGGAAGGACTTCGAGGGTCGAGTCTGGGGTCCGAGCCAGCGCATCACCGTCGCCGAGGCGATGCGCATCTGTACGATGGGCGGGGCCTACGCTTCCTTCGAGGAGGAGATGAAGGGTTCGGTCACGCCTGGCAAGCTAGCCGACTTCGTGGTGCTCGAAGCCGATCCGCACGACGCCGATCCGGACTCGATTAAGGAGATCCCGGTTCTACGCACGGTGGCGGGAGGAAGGGTGACTTGGGAGAGTTAG